The following proteins are encoded in a genomic region of Rhizobium sp. ZPR4:
- a CDS encoding ATP-binding cassette domain-containing protein — protein MTGLPSSLTQIASSGTPAPKSEIPWHEDGIVGVFDLVKEYEVHGRMRRVVDGVTFKIGRGEKIAVLGHNGAGKSTLVRMIAGIEEPTSGKVVRNMSMSWPIALSGGFGGSMTGFDCMRFLSRIYDKPFNEIRNLVEDFSELGRYLRMPLRTYSSGMRARLAFGMSLAIDFDCYLIDEVLAVGDKRFQSRCFEELFVKRKDRSMIIVGHNLNVIGDLCKSALVLKNGRGRVFDDIEAAFRIYSTL, from the coding sequence ATGACCGGTCTCCCTTCCAGTCTCACGCAGATTGCTTCTTCGGGGACGCCGGCGCCGAAGAGCGAAATCCCCTGGCATGAAGATGGCATTGTCGGCGTGTTCGACCTTGTCAAGGAATACGAAGTGCATGGCCGGATGCGCCGCGTGGTCGACGGCGTGACATTCAAGATCGGCCGCGGTGAAAAGATCGCCGTTCTCGGCCACAATGGGGCCGGCAAATCAACGCTCGTGCGCATGATCGCAGGGATAGAGGAGCCGACGTCGGGCAAGGTCGTACGCAACATGTCGATGTCGTGGCCCATTGCCCTGAGTGGTGGCTTCGGCGGTTCGATGACCGGCTTCGACTGTATGCGCTTCCTGTCGCGCATCTATGACAAGCCATTCAACGAAATTCGCAATCTGGTAGAGGATTTCAGTGAGCTTGGCCGCTATCTGCGCATGCCTCTTAGGACCTATTCCTCAGGCATGCGGGCGCGGCTGGCCTTCGGCATGTCGCTTGCTATCGATTTCGATTGCTATCTCATCGACGAGGTATTGGCTGTTGGTGACAAACGCTTTCAATCACGTTGTTTTGAAGAGCTTTTCGTCAAGCGCAAGGATCGCTCGATGATCATTGTGGGACATAATCTCAATGTGATCGGCGATCTGTGCAAGTCGGCGCTCGTGTTGAAGAATGGCCGCGGCCGCGTCTTCGACGACATTGAAGCGGCATTTCGCATCTACTCCACATTGTAG
- a CDS encoding helix-turn-helix transcriptional regulator, whose translation MAMLERVVEQCVGTFEVYSRDAIIRNLDMLEPNWKWTVPSETSGDYSFKFSKQPLQSASIISAEHSAGLEGIAKQDLPRVSIVFVLAGEIEINHRRMRKSLRIPANYVASISDRAGKRLEIKPRSSWLLFQIPEAVIRQHFEELTGKPYVQEFALAPVSFRQGGAQGLYQTLRQAEKDLTTARQTERMMLAKAYGELLLVKLFAKLPHNLSDAFNRGTLENAPRQLLRAEAFMRDNLHNAIMLEDLANAASCSPRALQRMFKTYRGDTPMGILCNYRLAAAHGAIKGGQAESITDLAMSLQFSNPGRFSVLYKHAYGSSPSSTLRFTRERSDNAGTA comes from the coding sequence ATGGCGATGTTGGAAAGAGTTGTCGAGCAGTGCGTTGGCACTTTCGAGGTGTATTCCCGGGATGCAATCATTCGCAACCTCGACATGCTTGAGCCAAACTGGAAATGGACGGTTCCCTCGGAAACCTCAGGCGATTACTCCTTCAAATTCAGCAAGCAACCGCTTCAATCGGCCTCGATCATAAGCGCCGAGCATTCGGCCGGCCTCGAGGGGATCGCGAAGCAGGATCTGCCGCGCGTCAGCATCGTATTTGTTCTCGCGGGTGAAATAGAGATCAATCATCGGCGAATGCGCAAATCCCTGCGCATTCCTGCCAACTATGTCGCCAGCATCAGCGACCGTGCAGGCAAGCGGCTGGAGATCAAGCCACGCAGTTCCTGGCTGCTGTTTCAGATCCCGGAAGCCGTAATCCGGCAGCATTTCGAAGAACTGACAGGCAAGCCTTATGTACAGGAATTTGCGTTGGCACCGGTGAGCTTCCGTCAAGGTGGCGCGCAAGGGCTCTATCAAACGCTGCGCCAGGCCGAGAAGGATTTGACGACTGCTCGCCAGACTGAACGGATGATGCTCGCCAAGGCTTATGGCGAGCTCCTGCTGGTCAAGCTGTTTGCCAAGCTGCCGCACAATCTGTCCGATGCGTTCAATCGCGGCACGCTTGAAAATGCGCCACGCCAACTCCTGAGGGCGGAGGCGTTCATGCGTGACAATCTGCATAATGCCATCATGCTGGAGGATCTCGCGAACGCCGCCAGCTGCAGCCCGCGAGCGTTGCAGCGCATGTTCAAGACCTATCGGGGCGATACGCCCATGGGAATACTTTGCAACTACCGGCTGGCCGCGGCACATGGCGCCATCAAGGGCGGTCAGGCCGAAAGCATCACCGATCTTGCCATGAGCCTGCAATTTTCCAATCCCGGGCGTTTCTCCGTTCTCTACAAACACGCCTATGGTTCCAGTCCTTCGTCGACCCTTCGTTTTACCCGGGAGCGCAGCGACAATGCCGGAACGGCCTAG
- a CDS encoding polysaccharide biosynthesis/export family protein, whose amino-acid sequence MPLKFGLLCVLACVLTGCALPEAGPKASRILEEAAARTMPPFALVDVTSTALVKSVARPEASFAAYFGEGARDPGLRIAVGDVVSVSLWEAPPGSLFGMASSASGQQQATGSSVTIPPQTINSDGTISIPYVGRINAVGRTPAAVERAVISGLTGKAVQPQALVTVQQSASNTVTVTGEVAGGARVALSPAGDRVLDAIAAAGGLRAGVNDSVVYLTRGRRTMHLPFTAIVQNPRENVRLRPEDVVTVVREPVTYTILGASGQNGEVPFSAQHLTMANAVARAGGLQDTRADASGVFLFRYEPLDVARRIVAPNNPLLRRGGAVPIVYRFDLKNGSTLLAMQNFEVQPRDIIYVSNASSIDIQKFMGLFQGVTGTALSAASVGIAASTAN is encoded by the coding sequence ATGCCGTTGAAGTTCGGATTACTGTGCGTTCTCGCCTGCGTTCTTACGGGCTGTGCTTTACCGGAGGCCGGACCCAAGGCCTCCCGCATATTGGAAGAGGCGGCCGCGCGCACCATGCCGCCATTTGCGCTGGTCGACGTGACATCGACTGCGCTGGTCAAGAGCGTTGCTCGACCCGAGGCCAGCTTCGCGGCCTATTTCGGCGAGGGTGCGCGTGATCCCGGCTTGAGAATCGCCGTCGGCGATGTCGTCTCCGTCAGTCTTTGGGAGGCGCCGCCTGGAAGTCTGTTCGGGATGGCGTCCAGTGCTTCAGGTCAGCAGCAGGCGACCGGGAGTTCGGTTACGATCCCGCCTCAAACCATCAATAGCGACGGGACGATCAGCATTCCCTATGTGGGGCGCATCAATGCGGTCGGCCGAACGCCCGCAGCTGTCGAACGAGCCGTGATCTCTGGCCTTACCGGCAAGGCGGTGCAGCCACAGGCGCTGGTAACGGTGCAGCAAAGCGCCTCGAATACCGTCACGGTCACCGGCGAGGTCGCCGGTGGCGCACGTGTTGCGCTCTCGCCTGCCGGCGATCGTGTGCTTGATGCCATCGCGGCAGCGGGAGGATTGCGCGCCGGCGTCAATGATAGCGTCGTCTATCTGACGCGAGGACGCCGCACGATGCATCTGCCCTTCACCGCGATCGTTCAAAACCCGCGCGAAAATGTAAGATTGCGACCTGAAGACGTGGTCACTGTCGTCCGGGAGCCGGTTACCTACACGATTCTCGGTGCGTCGGGCCAGAATGGCGAGGTGCCATTCAGTGCACAGCATTTGACTATGGCGAACGCCGTAGCGCGTGCGGGAGGGCTGCAGGATACACGCGCCGACGCCTCGGGCGTGTTCCTCTTCCGTTACGAGCCGCTTGACGTCGCCCGTCGCATCGTCGCGCCGAACAATCCGTTGTTGCGCAGAGGCGGGGCCGTTCCGATCGTCTATCGGTTCGATCTGAAAAATGGCTCCACGCTACTTGCAATGCAGAACTTCGAAGTCCAGCCGCGGGATATCATCTACGTCTCCAACGCATCCTCGATCGATATTCAGAAATTCATGGGCCTCTTCCAGGGCGTCACGGGAACAGCACTGTCAGCGGCATCGGTCGGCATAGCTGCATCTACGGCAAACTAA
- a CDS encoding FkbM family methyltransferase, whose translation MSSSALLHLHELMAFDRHQAEAAILQRVSSAYLGSHTALVRVLGRYKLYIDTRDRGFGSHVLLDGFWEIWLTLFCARNVKRGMTAIDVGANFGYYSLLLAELVGAKGELIAVEPNPHAADFLRRSIELNGLLDRTRIERLALGATISGEASFYIPHSEPKNALIVSETFQPHAQDGAVIKVPVTTLDRLGGSCSRVDFIKIDAEGAEQVILEGMGETIARHKPMLVVEFNPGRYADAQGFLERLAGIYGSLRRLDFSGEAVPVTSEDLLSKYNSDDSLLVLSRDKPA comes from the coding sequence ATGAGTTCTTCGGCACTGCTACATCTTCATGAATTGATGGCCTTCGACAGGCATCAGGCAGAGGCTGCAATCCTGCAGCGGGTCAGCAGCGCCTATCTTGGAAGCCATACGGCTCTGGTCCGCGTGCTCGGTCGCTACAAGCTCTACATCGATACCCGCGACAGGGGCTTCGGCTCTCACGTTCTTCTGGACGGTTTTTGGGAAATCTGGCTGACGTTGTTTTGCGCACGTAACGTCAAGCGCGGCATGACCGCGATCGATGTCGGCGCGAATTTCGGCTACTATTCTCTTTTGCTTGCCGAGCTGGTGGGAGCCAAAGGCGAGTTGATCGCCGTCGAACCCAATCCGCATGCGGCTGATTTCCTGCGTCGCAGCATCGAGCTCAATGGGCTGCTGGATCGGACGCGGATCGAAAGACTGGCGCTCGGCGCCACAATATCTGGCGAGGCCTCCTTCTACATTCCCCATAGCGAGCCGAAGAACGCGCTGATCGTCTCAGAAACCTTCCAGCCTCACGCCCAGGATGGTGCAGTCATCAAGGTTCCCGTGACTACCCTCGATCGTTTGGGTGGTTCCTGCTCACGCGTCGATTTCATAAAGATCGACGCAGAGGGGGCGGAGCAAGTCATCCTCGAAGGAATGGGCGAGACCATTGCCCGTCACAAGCCGATGCTTGTCGTCGAGTTCAATCCTGGCCGCTATGCCGACGCGCAAGGCTTCCTTGAGCGGCTTGCCGGCATCTATGGGTCGCTGCGGCGCCTCGATTTCAGTGGCGAGGCCGTTCCTGTCACCAGCGAGGACTTGCTTTCGAAATATAACTCCGACGATTCGCTGCTCGTCTTGTCGCGTGACAAGCCGGCTTGA
- a CDS encoding glycosyltransferase family 1 protein produces MSQTILYDGLNLSLKKGTGVATYTRGLMSASRSLGYQTGVVYGIPGRVPKDPVLREVVLFDASGARPPGAFSEVRHWLRRRIAAPFGVKPVPIPLSGTVILKSLQAQLGDAALAYASSDLFHLARHHFKRYGNNLTMKFEAQPDLLHCTYPMPIAVKKALNIYTIHDLVPLRLPYLTEDDKRYHYKMLRSLVRRADHIVTVSETSRADIIKVLGADEARVSNTYQAVHVPEQLREKPADVVADEVAGIFHLDWKGYFLFFGAFEPKKNISRLIEAYLAAKTSKPLIIVGAPGWKGAETQQLIDDDRFRFYLRAEDRILPQRQIQRFDFVSYPLLISLIRGARAVLFPSLYEGFGLPVLESMQLGTPVLSSTEGSIPEIAGNAALLVDPYDTEEMRKAIVSLDQDDGLCASFAKSGPKQAARFSTDRYQQKVSALYDSLFNG; encoded by the coding sequence GTGAGCCAGACGATCCTTTACGACGGCCTCAATCTTTCTCTGAAAAAGGGCACAGGTGTTGCGACTTACACCCGCGGTCTGATGTCTGCGTCCCGTTCGCTTGGTTATCAGACCGGAGTTGTCTACGGAATTCCGGGGAGAGTTCCAAAGGACCCGGTATTGCGAGAGGTTGTTCTCTTCGATGCGTCCGGCGCCCGCCCGCCCGGAGCATTTTCCGAAGTTCGGCATTGGCTGCGTCGTCGCATTGCTGCGCCCTTCGGTGTGAAACCGGTTCCGATCCCACTGAGCGGGACGGTTATTCTTAAATCTCTTCAGGCGCAGCTCGGCGATGCGGCCCTGGCCTATGCTTCCAGCGACTTGTTCCATCTCGCACGCCATCATTTCAAGCGCTACGGCAATAATCTAACAATGAAGTTCGAAGCACAGCCGGATCTTCTCCATTGCACTTATCCGATGCCGATCGCGGTGAAGAAGGCGCTGAATATCTATACGATCCATGATCTGGTTCCCTTGCGGCTGCCCTATCTGACCGAGGACGACAAGCGTTATCACTATAAGATGCTGCGCTCTCTGGTCCGGCGAGCGGATCATATCGTGACGGTGTCCGAAACGTCGCGGGCCGATATCATCAAGGTTCTTGGTGCCGATGAGGCGCGCGTCAGCAATACCTATCAGGCAGTTCACGTGCCGGAGCAGCTTCGTGAGAAGCCAGCGGATGTGGTTGCCGACGAGGTCGCCGGCATTTTCCATCTCGATTGGAAGGGCTATTTCCTTTTCTTCGGCGCTTTCGAGCCGAAAAAGAACATCTCGCGGCTGATCGAAGCATATCTCGCCGCGAAGACATCCAAGCCGCTTATCATCGTCGGTGCTCCGGGATGGAAGGGTGCGGAAACACAGCAGCTCATCGATGATGACCGGTTTCGCTTCTATCTTCGCGCGGAAGACCGCATCCTGCCGCAACGACAGATCCAGCGCTTCGATTTCGTATCCTATCCTCTGCTGATCAGCCTGATCAGGGGAGCGCGGGCGGTGCTGTTTCCCTCGCTTTACGAAGGTTTCGGCCTGCCGGTGCTGGAATCCATGCAGCTTGGAACGCCGGTCCTGAGCTCCACGGAAGGATCGATTCCCGAAATAGCCGGAAATGCCGCGCTGCTGGTCGATCCTTATGACACGGAGGAGATGCGCAAGGCGATCGTCAGTCTGGATCAGGACGACGGGCTGTGCGCCTCGTTTGCCAAGTCCGGCCCCAAGCAGGCGGCCCGTTTTTCGACGGATCGATATCAACAGAAGGTGAGCGCGCTTTATGACAGCCTCTTCAACGGATAG
- a CDS encoding response regulator transcription factor, with protein MNATAAPDILIVDDDHEIRSLLSRYLEEQGFRVSTASDLRGCNDALNRRHPDLLVLDVMLPDGSGLDLCRDLRNRRPRVPVILLTALKEDIDRILGLEIGADDYLGKPFNPRELAARIRAVLRRTNEDSSLEPEQRRYQFASMLLDPQLRRVTRENGEVISLTGAEFDLLKAFLERAGRLLSRDQLLDLTQGRDRDPADRSIDVLMSRLRRKLGETVEEPIFRTIRNGGYQLVVPVTAIKGDS; from the coding sequence ATGAACGCAACCGCCGCTCCCGATATTCTGATAGTCGATGACGACCACGAAATACGCTCGCTCCTGAGCAGATATCTCGAGGAGCAGGGTTTCCGCGTATCGACGGCAAGCGACTTGCGCGGATGCAACGATGCGCTCAATCGACGTCATCCGGATCTCCTCGTCCTGGATGTCATGCTTCCTGACGGGTCGGGCCTCGATCTATGCCGCGATCTGCGAAACCGCCGCCCCCGGGTACCGGTCATTCTGCTGACCGCCCTGAAAGAGGACATAGATCGCATTCTCGGTCTTGAGATCGGCGCCGACGACTACCTGGGCAAGCCGTTCAATCCGCGTGAACTGGCCGCACGCATCCGTGCGGTCCTGCGCCGTACGAACGAGGATTCCTCATTGGAGCCCGAGCAGAGGCGCTATCAGTTCGCGAGCATGCTGCTCGATCCGCAGCTTCGCCGGGTCACCAGAGAAAACGGCGAGGTGATCTCGCTGACAGGCGCTGAGTTCGACCTTCTGAAGGCTTTCCTGGAGCGTGCAGGCCGGCTCTTGTCGCGTGATCAGTTGCTCGACCTGACGCAGGGGCGCGATCGCGATCCGGCTGATCGCTCGATCGACGTCCTGATGAGCCGGCTGCGCCGCAAGCTAGGAGAAACGGTGGAGGAGCCCATCTTCAGGACAATCCGCAATGGAGGCTATCAGCTCGTCGTTCCGGTAACGGCCATCAAAGGCGATTCATGA
- a CDS encoding ATP-binding protein, with product MRSLGARLALLLMTAIVLVVISSSFVASLVMRGPRPDMTVERMAHQLSILATFAEKDRTTAASAGLVVAPGPAEGQRDEELSRFLMEALLRISGMREAVIVRQSTGEMIASLRLSDGNWLIMPMPDHGPPPGGWKILVGWLGLIIIGSVLVSIFAASKIMKPLRLLEEAVAAINPDGTLPHIAESGPGEIRATAQALNGLSARVKAATESRMRLVAAAGHDLRTPMTRMRLRAEFIRDDEERRKWFADLEELDRIADSAIGLVREEISKDSLEQVRLDRIVDDIVTELKAIDMNVASGELEQATICAGPLAVTRALRNLLINAATHGQSATVTVTHLGNRAVVRIVDTGPGIPEDRLNQVFEPFFRIDIARQRSFPGAGLGMAIAREIITRFGGEITVRNRQPRGLEQVVSFKNAEAKVAS from the coding sequence ATGAGGTCGCTTGGCGCGCGCTTAGCGCTACTTTTGATGACCGCCATCGTTCTGGTCGTCATTTCCTCGTCCTTCGTGGCAAGCCTCGTCATGCGTGGACCACGCCCGGACATGACCGTCGAACGGATGGCCCATCAGCTTTCCATTCTTGCCACTTTCGCAGAGAAGGACAGAACCACGGCGGCATCGGCCGGATTGGTCGTCGCCCCCGGGCCTGCTGAAGGCCAACGCGACGAAGAATTGTCCCGCTTTCTGATGGAAGCTCTGCTTCGAATATCCGGCATGCGCGAGGCCGTCATAGTACGCCAATCGACGGGCGAAATGATCGCGTCGCTGAGGCTTTCCGACGGCAATTGGCTGATCATGCCGATGCCGGATCATGGGCCGCCGCCGGGCGGGTGGAAAATCCTTGTGGGATGGCTCGGTCTCATCATCATCGGCAGCGTGCTCGTCTCCATCTTTGCCGCCTCGAAGATCATGAAGCCGCTGCGTCTGCTTGAGGAAGCGGTGGCCGCGATCAATCCCGACGGCACATTGCCGCATATAGCGGAAAGCGGACCGGGAGAAATTCGTGCGACTGCACAGGCGCTCAATGGCCTGTCAGCCCGAGTGAAGGCCGCCACGGAAAGCCGCATGCGGCTCGTTGCCGCCGCCGGGCACGATCTGCGAACGCCGATGACCCGGATGCGTCTGCGCGCGGAGTTCATCCGGGATGACGAAGAGCGGCGCAAATGGTTTGCCGATCTCGAGGAACTCGACAGGATCGCCGACAGCGCGATAGGGCTGGTCCGGGAAGAGATTTCCAAGGACAGTCTGGAGCAGGTCAGGCTCGACAGGATTGTCGACGATATCGTCACGGAGTTGAAGGCGATCGATATGAACGTCGCGAGCGGTGAACTGGAGCAGGCGACGATCTGCGCAGGCCCTCTCGCGGTCACCCGAGCCTTGCGGAATTTGCTCATCAATGCGGCGACGCACGGCCAGTCGGCAACGGTGACGGTCACGCATCTTGGCAATAGAGCCGTTGTGCGAATTGTCGATACCGGGCCTGGCATTCCGGAGGATCGGCTCAATCAGGTGTTCGAACCCTTCTTCCGAATCGACATCGCAAGGCAAAGGTCTTTCCCAGGCGCCGGCCTTGGCATGGCCATTGCGCGTGAGATCATCACCCGATTCGGGGGCGAGATCACGGTGCGCAACCGTCAGCCGCGCGGGCTGGAGCAGGTCGTGTCGTTCAAGAACGCCGAGGCCAAGGTCGCAAGCTAG